In the Nitrospinota bacterium genome, one interval contains:
- a CDS encoding SDR family oxidoreductase: MNLKDRKVVITGAGDGIGRALALAFAEKGAVVAGCARSQDRLVSLASEIKGEGHFFYSADLGTAKGVEDFHNNVMKQLGEIDVLINNVGAILKLANFYDLTDQDWEDSFQINLMSAVRLSRYCIPSLTKSTCARIINISSIASSNPQEVFPHYSAMKAGLSNLTVSLAQTLAAEKILVNSVSPGPVWSKSWEDEARSSGSDFEKVKKEIMEQTGKTVPLNRMGMPEDLTGLVLFLASDLSGWITATNFTVDGGVTRNPF, translated from the coding sequence ATGAATCTAAAAGACCGAAAAGTAGTCATCACAGGGGCCGGAGACGGCATAGGCCGCGCTCTTGCCCTCGCCTTTGCTGAAAAAGGCGCAGTGGTTGCCGGTTGCGCAAGGAGCCAGGACCGCCTGGTTTCCCTCGCCAGTGAAATAAAGGGAGAAGGGCACTTTTTCTATTCTGCCGACCTTGGCACAGCAAAAGGTGTTGAGGATTTTCATAATAACGTAATGAAACAACTGGGCGAAATCGATGTCCTGATCAATAATGTTGGAGCAATTTTAAAGCTGGCAAACTTTTATGATCTCACCGATCAGGACTGGGAAGACTCGTTTCAGATCAACTTGATGTCTGCAGTTCGGCTGAGTCGGTACTGCATTCCTTCCCTGACAAAATCAACCTGCGCACGGATCATAAATATTTCATCGATTGCCTCTTCCAATCCGCAGGAAGTGTTTCCCCATTACAGCGCCATGAAGGCAGGACTCTCGAATTTAACGGTTTCATTAGCTCAGACCCTGGCAGCAGAAAAAATTCTGGTCAACTCTGTGTCACCCGGCCCGGTATGGAGTAAGTCATGGGAAGACGAAGCAAGAAGCTCAGGATCCGATTTTGAAAAGGTCAAAAAAGAAATCATGGAACAAACCGGAAAAACCGTTCCCCTAAATCGTATGGGAATGCCTGAAGATTTAACCGGGCTGGTCTTGTTCCTGGCTTCTGATTTATCAGGCTGGATTACAGCTACCAACTTTACTGTCGATGGCGGGGTCACACGAAATCCATTTTAA
- a CDS encoding trypsin-like serine protease, producing the protein MLTRKTKVLASALLSCVIIFYLLAGCSVSRSKNPEKVLVNQDAPIFDKRFKSVSLTDINLENFWDHADASDDREPVPLDNHTFSRVTGKVKQAVVNIYTIRLEERDARFGIAPNDLLPIRIPLVSSILDIIPFQVPIPYKEEGFSLGSGFLINREGYILTNAHVISNSVNIRVVLSEGKKEYPAKIIGIDRMTDTALIKIEPDFIPVVLPLGDSDKLKMGEVVLAMGNPLGFQHSVTSGLISAKERMNPHAGDRYNNFLQTDSAINPGSSGGPLVNLHGEAVGINTAIIEQAQLLGFAIPINIVKGVMGMLITGKTERGWFGAHAVPITPQKAAELNYLEPDGIVIKEVEKDSPAEKSGLKVNDIITEFEKQPITNLALLQRKLLTLVPGQEIHLTIFRDEKTFEVSSILAHKNSSENIENEPTS; encoded by the coding sequence ATGTTAACTCGAAAGACAAAAGTTTTAGCGAGCGCGTTGCTGTCCTGCGTTATTATTTTTTACCTGCTTGCCGGATGCTCGGTTTCCCGTTCAAAAAATCCTGAAAAGGTCCTCGTAAATCAAGACGCCCCTATCTTTGACAAACGGTTTAAGTCTGTCTCATTGACAGATATCAACCTGGAAAATTTTTGGGACCATGCCGATGCCTCCGATGACCGCGAACCGGTTCCATTAGACAACCACACTTTTTCCCGTGTTACCGGGAAAGTCAAACAGGCGGTAGTAAACATTTACACCATCCGACTTGAGGAACGTGATGCCAGGTTTGGAATAGCCCCAAATGATCTTTTGCCAATTCGAATTCCCCTGGTTTCTTCCATTCTGGACATCATCCCCTTCCAGGTTCCCATTCCATATAAAGAAGAAGGGTTCAGCCTGGGTTCAGGGTTCCTGATCAATCGGGAAGGATACATTCTGACCAATGCCCATGTGATTTCCAACTCTGTCAACATTCGTGTGGTGCTGTCTGAAGGGAAAAAAGAATACCCGGCAAAAATTATCGGGATCGACCGCATGACCGATACCGCTCTCATTAAAATTGAGCCGGATTTCATTCCCGTGGTTTTACCTTTAGGGGATTCAGACAAACTGAAAATGGGCGAAGTGGTTCTGGCTATGGGGAATCCGCTTGGATTCCAGCATTCGGTCACATCCGGACTGATCAGCGCCAAGGAAAGAATGAACCCACACGCTGGAGACCGCTACAACAACTTTTTGCAGACCGATTCAGCCATCAACCCGGGCAGCAGTGGTGGACCACTTGTTAATCTTCATGGGGAAGCGGTTGGAATCAACACGGCTATTATTGAACAGGCACAATTGCTGGGATTCGCGATACCTATCAATATCGTTAAAGGTGTCATGGGCATGTTGATCACCGGAAAAACGGAAAGAGGATGGTTCGGAGCACATGCCGTCCCAATCACTCCCCAGAAAGCCGCTGAATTAAACTACCTGGAACCGGATGGAATTGTTATCAAAGAAGTGGAAAAAGACAGTCCCGCTGAAAAGTCCGGTTTGAAAGTAAATGACATTATCACCGAGTTTGAAAAACAACCAATCACCAATCTCGCGCTTTTACAAAGAAAACTTTTGACTCTCGTACCCGGACAGGAAATACATTTAACGATCTTCAGGGATGAAAAAACCTTTGAGGTTTCGAGCATCCTGGCTCATAAAAATTCTTCAGAAAATATAGAAAATGAACCAACTTCATGA